In Maridesulfovibrio sp., a single genomic region encodes these proteins:
- a CDS encoding sodium-dependent transporter yields MHKRETWGSRTGFILAAVGSAIGLGNIWRFPYMVYDNGGGAFLIPYFVAMLAAGIPFMILEFGLGQRFKGSAPKIFSSISGKWEWLGWWQVMVSFVIASYYVVVIAWAINYLAFAFTQGWGDAPKDFFFHQFLGLTDSPMNLGGVHSNIFTATAAAWIFTFIAVFTGVKSGIERVNKVFMPVLFILVFVFIARGLTLPGAVDGINWLFKPDFSAIMDGKVWADAFGQIFFSLSIGFGIMLSYSSYLPKDSDINNNACMTVFINCGFSIISGIMIFSVLGYMAQQQGVPISEVAGAGVGLAFITLPTAVNLMPAPVFFGVLFFLALVVAGLSSMISITEVVVSSIIDKMNVTRKTAAIIFCTAGFLVSSAFATGGGLYLLDIVDHFVNNFGILLGGFIEIMFIAWFCDLESLREHVNKTSEIKVGSLWMNSLRFLVPAMLGFMLVSNFIGDIGKNYEGYSTDAIVAYGWAVLFACLVFAMIFSIKQYSFAKIVSTNSSFLKRR; encoded by the coding sequence ATGCATAAAAGAGAAACATGGGGATCACGCACCGGCTTTATTCTGGCCGCCGTCGGTTCTGCAATCGGTCTGGGTAATATCTGGCGTTTCCCCTACATGGTTTATGACAACGGCGGTGGCGCATTCCTCATTCCATACTTCGTGGCAATGCTTGCTGCGGGCATTCCCTTCATGATCCTTGAATTCGGACTCGGTCAGAGATTCAAGGGTTCCGCGCCCAAAATCTTCTCGTCCATATCCGGAAAATGGGAATGGCTAGGCTGGTGGCAGGTCATGGTCTCTTTTGTCATTGCATCCTATTATGTAGTCGTTATCGCCTGGGCGATAAACTATCTCGCCTTTGCATTCACGCAGGGGTGGGGTGATGCACCGAAGGATTTCTTTTTCCACCAGTTTCTCGGCCTTACCGACTCCCCGATGAACCTCGGAGGAGTACACTCAAATATTTTCACGGCAACAGCAGCTGCGTGGATTTTTACCTTCATAGCGGTTTTTACCGGCGTTAAAAGCGGCATCGAAAGGGTGAACAAAGTTTTCATGCCCGTACTTTTCATACTTGTCTTCGTCTTCATCGCCCGCGGACTTACTCTTCCCGGAGCTGTTGACGGTATCAACTGGCTGTTCAAACCGGACTTTTCCGCAATCATGGACGGCAAGGTCTGGGCAGATGCATTCGGGCAGATCTTCTTCAGCCTCTCCATCGGATTCGGAATTATGCTCTCATACTCCAGTTATCTGCCCAAAGATTCCGATATCAACAACAATGCCTGCATGACAGTGTTCATAAACTGCGGTTTCAGCATAATCTCCGGAATTATGATCTTCAGCGTTCTCGGTTACATGGCCCAGCAGCAGGGCGTACCCATCAGCGAAGTTGCCGGAGCAGGGGTCGGACTGGCCTTCATCACCCTGCCGACAGCGGTAAACCTGATGCCGGCACCGGTATTTTTCGGTGTACTTTTCTTCCTGGCGCTCGTTGTCGCCGGGCTCTCCTCCATGATTTCCATCACCGAAGTTGTTGTTTCATCCATCATTGACAAAATGAACGTGACCCGCAAAACAGCAGCGATAATCTTCTGTACCGCCGGTTTTCTGGTAAGCTCGGCATTCGCCACCGGCGGCGGCCTCTACCTGCTTGATATTGTCGATCACTTTGTAAACAACTTCGGTATCCTGCTCGGCGGGTTCATAGAAATCATGTTCATTGCCTGGTTCTGCGATCTGGAAAGCCTGCGCGAACACGTGAACAAGACCTCTGAAATCAAGGTCGGTTCCCTATGGATGAACAGCCTGCGCTTTCTGGTTCCGGCAATGCTCGGGTTCATGCTCGTTTCCAACTTCATCGGAGACATCGGCAAGAACTACGAAGGATACTCCACTGACGCAATCGTGGCCTACGGATGGGCAGTGCTCTTTGCCTGCCTGGTTTTTGCGATGATCTTTTCCATTAAGCAATACTCATTCGCAAAAATCGTATCCACCAACAGCAGCTTCCTCAAAAGGAGATAA
- a CDS encoding response regulator yields MAHILVLDDVVDAGILLKRILERKGHQVSVFSEEEEAIAFARRNNADLAILDIKLKKMTGVEVLEELKKISPDIRVIMLTGYPTLETARESLKHGANEYCVKPIDKEELEMKVEDVLAQ; encoded by the coding sequence ATGGCACACATACTGGTTCTTGATGATGTTGTTGATGCCGGTATCCTTTTGAAGCGTATTCTGGAACGCAAAGGACATCAGGTTTCTGTTTTTTCGGAAGAGGAAGAGGCAATAGCCTTTGCCCGCAGGAACAATGCAGACCTGGCAATACTGGACATCAAGCTGAAAAAAATGACCGGTGTGGAAGTGCTTGAAGAGCTCAAGAAAATATCCCCGGATATCCGGGTGATAATGCTTACCGGGTATCCCACCCTGGAAACCGCGCGAGAATCACTCAAACACGGGGCAAACGAATACTGTGTCAAACCGATAGACAAAGAAGAGCTTGAGATGAAGGTAGAGGACGTGCTCGCGCAATAG
- a CDS encoding aldehyde ferredoxin oxidoreductase N-terminal domain-containing protein, translating to MIRDYFRVLVVDLATGRGSVAKVEGRNEFAGGSGLGALLFELYGHADRPWDDPDQPIIFSIGPLTGLFPLMSKTVCSFKSPYHDQFTESHAGGRSALAIRFADYDAIVIKGRAHRLSCLSIGMKHLELKDVHFLAGKDVFETGKILRRMFPGSGHRSILRIGPAGENLSGMACINADTYRHFGRLGSGSVMGSKNLKGIVIQGDGSFALPDGGDYPEVYRQVYEKMTATDMMSKYHNLGTAANLNSLNELKSLPWRNLQATKDEGISGITGERFADDTLLRNAACAGCPVGCIHIGFVREKFMEQNQYLYRQVAYDYEPIFATGSMLGVTDASSVLDIMDEVEKAGLDVMSGGVALAWATEAFEKGLVTEKETIVPLAFGDAQNYRKAVYYLGQSENEFYASLSKGTLVAAARYGGSDFACVLGQEMAGYATGETFYVAEGLGFRHSHLDSGGYSWDQKHDAKDAAAVCDFLISDETGRAFLTSMVSCLFGRGIYNDEQLAQCLRSVGYPELAENMHSVGERIRALRWKVRFDTGYDPDAIKIPERYHEITTWKGKTDPAYLEELKAEYGRRIRELVSEAHLKELGLKKAEK from the coding sequence ATGATACGCGATTATTTCAGAGTGCTGGTGGTCGACCTTGCAACAGGCAGGGGGAGCGTGGCCAAAGTTGAAGGACGCAATGAATTTGCCGGTGGAAGCGGGCTCGGCGCATTGCTGTTCGAGCTTTACGGACATGCGGACAGGCCGTGGGACGACCCGGACCAGCCGATAATTTTTTCCATAGGACCGCTTACCGGGCTTTTCCCGCTCATGAGCAAGACGGTCTGTTCCTTCAAATCCCCGTATCATGATCAGTTCACGGAAAGCCATGCAGGTGGACGTTCGGCCCTTGCAATCCGTTTTGCCGATTACGACGCCATAGTTATCAAGGGACGCGCGCATAGGCTTTCATGTCTCTCCATAGGAATGAAGCATCTGGAACTGAAGGATGTGCATTTTCTGGCCGGTAAAGATGTTTTCGAAACCGGCAAGATTCTGCGGCGCATGTTTCCGGGTTCAGGACACCGCTCCATCCTGCGTATCGGTCCTGCCGGTGAGAATCTTTCCGGCATGGCCTGCATCAATGCGGATACCTACCGGCATTTCGGGCGGCTCGGTTCCGGTTCCGTCATGGGGTCCAAAAACCTCAAAGGCATAGTTATTCAGGGAGACGGGTCTTTTGCCCTGCCGGATGGCGGCGATTATCCCGAAGTATACCGGCAGGTCTACGAAAAGATGACAGCCACTGACATGATGAGCAAATATCATAACCTCGGAACGGCAGCCAACCTGAACTCCCTGAACGAACTCAAGTCCCTGCCATGGCGCAATCTGCAGGCCACAAAGGACGAGGGTATTTCCGGCATTACCGGCGAAAGGTTTGCCGATGATACTCTGCTGCGCAATGCGGCCTGTGCCGGTTGTCCGGTAGGATGCATACACATCGGTTTTGTGCGTGAAAAATTCATGGAGCAGAATCAGTATCTCTATAGGCAGGTTGCCTACGATTACGAGCCGATATTTGCCACCGGATCAATGCTTGGAGTAACCGATGCGTCCAGTGTTCTGGACATAATGGACGAGGTGGAGAAGGCCGGTCTGGATGTTATGTCCGGCGGTGTAGCGCTGGCCTGGGCGACAGAGGCCTTCGAAAAGGGGCTGGTTACGGAAAAAGAGACAATTGTGCCGCTGGCTTTCGGCGATGCGCAGAATTACAGAAAAGCGGTTTATTATCTCGGGCAGTCCGAAAACGAATTCTACGCTTCCTTGAGCAAGGGTACACTTGTCGCGGCCGCCAGATACGGAGGCAGTGATTTTGCCTGCGTACTCGGGCAGGAAATGGCCGGGTATGCTACCGGCGAGACCTTTTATGTTGCCGAGGGACTGGGCTTCAGGCACTCCCATCTGGATTCCGGCGGATATTCCTGGGATCAGAAGCACGATGCCAAGGATGCTGCCGCCGTATGTGATTTCCTCATATCCGATGAAACCGGCAGGGCTTTTCTGACCTCCATGGTTTCATGCCTTTTCGGACGCGGTATCTACAATGACGAGCAGCTTGCGCAGTGTCTTCGTTCTGTAGGATATCCGGAACTTGCGGAAAATATGCATTCCGTGGGCGAAAGAATAAGGGCCTTGCGCTGGAAGGTGCGTTTCGATACCGGGTATGATCCTGATGCGATTAAAATTCCCGAACGTTATCATGAAATAACAACCTGGAAGGGAAAAACAGATCCCGCATACCTTGAAGAACTCAAGGCCGAATACGGCAGGAGAATACGGGAGCTGGTTTCCGAAGCACATCTCAAGGAATTGGGATTGAAAAAAGCTGAAAAATAA
- a CDS encoding 4Fe-4S binding protein: MKILTASRMERCIGCHSCSFACARLVHKLLSWNTAGIRISSSGGLSTGFVATVCMACSPAPCAEACPTGALVPRKKGGGVIFKKDSCIRCGKCAPACPVGAIYLDLKDRPYVCIHCGRCVAFCPHECLEMVEYAGPEEMEVRK; this comes from the coding sequence ATGAAAATTCTTACCGCATCCAGGATGGAGCGCTGCATAGGATGCCATTCCTGTTCATTTGCCTGCGCCAGACTGGTTCATAAACTGCTTTCATGGAATACGGCAGGAATCAGGATTTCTTCATCCGGGGGGCTTTCAACCGGATTTGTTGCAACCGTATGCATGGCCTGTTCCCCGGCCCCATGTGCCGAAGCCTGCCCGACCGGAGCACTGGTTCCCCGTAAAAAAGGCGGCGGGGTTATTTTTAAAAAGGATAGTTGCATCCGTTGCGGTAAATGCGCTCCGGCCTGTCCTGTCGGGGCCATCTACCTTGATCTGAAGGACCGCCCTTATGTCTGCATCCATTGCGGAAGGTGCGTTGCCTTCTGCCCGCATGAATGCCTTGAAATGGTCGAGTATGCAGGGCCTGAGGAAATGGAGGTACGGAAATGA
- a CDS encoding polyphenol oxidase family protein, which translates to MAKLTYIPFVFPGLDNVSAVFTTRRGGNCKAPFDEGNLSFDVGDDPYDVRANRTELASSLGVSQWHECRQVHGDIIHFEPEEGSPGNVAEIEGDGLATSAKGHALVVKTADCQPILLAHKNGDFVAALHNGWRGNAINFPGKGVAEICAHYSCEPSELLAVRGPSLSPKAAMFVNFTTDFEPGFENYYSETEQTMDLWKLTRDQLLEAGLEERNIYSLDMCTFSMPDTFFSYRREKESGRMCSLIWINRSSGE; encoded by the coding sequence ATGGCAAAACTGACTTACATACCTTTTGTTTTTCCGGGGCTCGACAATGTCTCGGCCGTTTTCACCACCAGAAGAGGCGGAAACTGCAAAGCGCCGTTCGATGAAGGCAACCTTTCATTTGATGTAGGTGACGACCCTTATGATGTACGCGCCAACAGGACAGAGCTGGCCTCATCACTGGGCGTGTCACAGTGGCACGAATGCAGACAGGTTCACGGAGATATAATCCATTTCGAGCCGGAAGAAGGTTCTCCGGGCAATGTCGCGGAGATTGAAGGCGACGGACTGGCAACTTCCGCAAAAGGTCACGCGCTGGTGGTCAAGACCGCAGACTGCCAGCCCATCCTGCTGGCGCATAAAAACGGCGATTTTGTTGCCGCACTGCACAACGGATGGCGGGGCAATGCCATTAATTTTCCGGGAAAAGGGGTGGCTGAAATATGCGCGCACTATTCCTGCGAGCCTTCAGAACTGCTGGCTGTCAGGGGTCCGAGTCTCAGCCCAAAGGCGGCAATGTTCGTAAACTTTACTACAGACTTTGAACCCGGCTTCGAAAATTACTACAGCGAAACAGAGCAGACCATGGACCTGTGGAAACTCACCCGCGACCAGTTGCTTGAAGCAGGTCTGGAAGAACGTAATATCTACAGTCTGGATATGTGCACCTTCTCCATGCCGGATACTTTTTTCTCATATCGCAGGGAAAAGGAATCCGGGAGGATGTGCTCGCTGATCTGGATAAACAGGTCTTCCGGGGAATAA
- a CDS encoding ACP S-malonyltransferase — MSDLSILFPGQGSQEPGMGRDLAEKWSEAAGLWKFAEDESGLPLREIYWEGGPADMARTDALQPALTVVNLSLWLYLKDSLKPAATAGHSLGEFASLGASGVLSVEDTIKAVCLRGKLMSQVGNADHGMAAVLKMSQSDVEEAVEYGASETGRELRIANYNSPAQYVISGEKEAIDAAGTVIKEKKGRAVPLPVSGAFHSPLIKEAADEFSIYLQKLDWHAPAFPVYFNATASTESSAEAIKKIMCSQMTSSVRWIEIISNQYDAGVRNFIELGPKGVLTKLLVANLKGKEYEGKGVGNLEQADQLK, encoded by the coding sequence ATGTCTGATTTATCGATACTTTTTCCCGGACAGGGCTCTCAGGAGCCCGGAATGGGCCGTGATCTTGCTGAAAAATGGTCCGAAGCCGCCGGACTTTGGAAATTTGCCGAAGACGAGTCCGGATTGCCCCTGCGTGAAATATACTGGGAAGGCGGACCGGCGGACATGGCCAGGACGGACGCCCTGCAGCCTGCCCTGACTGTAGTGAACCTCTCGTTGTGGCTCTATCTCAAGGACAGCCTGAAACCTGCGGCAACTGCAGGACACAGCCTTGGCGAATTCGCTTCTCTCGGAGCTTCCGGTGTTCTTTCGGTGGAAGACACCATCAAGGCCGTCTGCCTGCGCGGCAAGCTTATGTCTCAGGTCGGAAATGCCGATCACGGGATGGCTGCTGTTCTCAAGATGAGCCAGTCTGATGTTGAGGAGGCTGTTGAATACGGCGCATCCGAAACAGGCAGGGAACTGCGTATAGCCAATTACAATTCTCCTGCACAATACGTGATCAGCGGTGAAAAGGAAGCAATTGATGCCGCCGGTACCGTGATCAAGGAAAAGAAGGGTCGTGCAGTGCCTCTCCCGGTCAGCGGAGCTTTTCACAGCCCCCTGATCAAGGAAGCTGCAGATGAATTTTCCATCTATCTGCAAAAGCTGGACTGGCATGCACCGGCATTTCCCGTCTATTTCAATGCCACCGCATCGACCGAGTCTTCTGCGGAAGCGATAAAGAAGATCATGTGCTCGCAGATGACTTCATCCGTTCGCTGGATCGAAATCATTTCCAACCAGTATGATGCGGGTGTGCGTAATTTCATTGAGCTGGGACCGAAAGGCGTTCTTACCAAGCTGCTTGTGGCAAACCTCAAGGGCAAAGAGTATGAAGGAAAGGGAGTCGGCAACCTTGAACAGGCCGATCAGCTGAAATAA